The Terriglobales bacterium genome window below encodes:
- a CDS encoding PAS domain S-box protein: MGRNPNPPNLVTAVHTVEKTEVAEPAGAISAAPPLSSSPSSSGVLELSTPQQSVEELRELLENANDMIYTQDLEANFTWVNRAATKTTGYSFEESMKMNMVDIVAPEYHGLADAMRRRRLETGANNPPYEVEIITKDGRRIPVEVSTRFIYREGKPVGVQGSARDISERKRAEEAMAESEQRFRALVQNSSDIISILDKNYNFRYLTPANQRHTGYTPDEKFGRNWLEFIHPEDVEKARKALDDLRNSAAEEAVISYRTRHKDGSWRHFETNVQNALNVSAIAGIVLNSRDITERRLSEEALHQYEQRLALHAQQTILGVIEFDRDFRIKEWNPAAESIFGYTRSEAVGQPVDLITPPAAREHVDRVWRKTMTQKRPTSSTNENCTHAGRIIHCEWSATPVIDAEGNVMGVIALVQDVSERRQAEDALRISEERYRLLFERNLAGVFWASFDCEFVDCNESFAKMFGYRSRTEVLSLNGRVLYHSPQEHDVLMARLKRERVFNNIELGLRRKDGSPIWVLANMAIVEEGTGGNLIQGTVIDITERKFAEEGLRNAEGKYRSIFENAAEGIFQTSLDGRWLIVNPKMAQIFGYASPEELTRELDVHRNYYVRPERRREFVHKIDREGFITGFESEVYCKDRTTIWVSENVRSVRNARGNLVGFEGTVQDITERRRAEATLLENERRLRRQNEILRELSQRKAIDRGDLTEALQEITEAAAEVLEVERTTVWLFNQDRSALRCEDEFVRSSKEHQNGREFLAHYAPKYFAAIAEERAINTDDAAADPRTQEFYSLHLIEDNISSLMEAPIRAGGKMLGVFSAAHAGNKRSWTLDEENFAGSMADLVSLALEASERKHAEEALRESESKFRAVAETAASAIYIHQGTSFLFCNRGSEVISGYTRDEILKLDPWALVHPEDREYVRQRFTDRQRGLPTPTRYEYRIVTKLGETRWIDFSGSLISFEGQVALLCTAFDITERKKGEQLQAALYRIAEKTNSARDLDELFAAIHGILSELVYARNFYIALLDDRRQILTFPYFVDEINPPPPPHKPSKGLTEYVMRTGQPYLNSIAQERELARRGEVEQVGAPSVDWLGVPLKTGDNVFGVLALQSYSQEKRFGEREKEILTFVSQHIATAVRRKRDEEALRQSEARYRSQVQSAVYGIYRSNLQDYFVDVNPALVAMLGYDSVDEVLVLKLSTEVYSDPSERAALLQEHRFSERISGVDVRWKRKDSKVIQVRLSGRGLCNENGEVESFEMIAEDVTERRALEEQLRQSQKMEAVGRLAGGVAHDFNNLLTVIKGYSELMLDQVKEGDPLRDEVEEVKKAADRAAALTRQLLAFSRKQVLAPKVLDLNQIVTTMERLLRRLLGEDVHLHTQLAADLGRVKADPGQTEQVVMNLAVNARDAMPIGGKLTISTANAVVHDEGRSEHTIPPGAYVVLNVSDTGIGMDADTRTRIFEPFFTTKEQGKGTGLGLSTVYGIVKQSGGYISVNSEPGMGAAFEIYFPRVDEAVDSSSDIAPGQNRRGFETILLVEDEDGVRTLTRQILQKHGYTVLETSHGGEALLACENHKHPIHLLLTDVVLSQMSGRELAQRLSQLRPEMKVLYMSGYSEDAIVQHGVLDSGTSFLQKPFNTEALIAQVRAVLDAPRAKALVQ, from the coding sequence ATGGGCAGGAATCCCAATCCGCCGAACCTCGTGACCGCTGTCCACACGGTGGAAAAAACTGAGGTGGCTGAACCTGCGGGGGCAATTTCTGCTGCTCCACCGCTATCATCGTCTCCTTCATCTTCTGGAGTATTGGAGCTCAGCACCCCACAGCAGTCGGTAGAGGAGCTGCGCGAACTCCTGGAAAACGCCAACGACATGATCTATACCCAGGACCTGGAGGCCAACTTCACCTGGGTCAACCGGGCTGCGACAAAAACTACCGGCTACAGCTTCGAAGAATCCATGAAGATGAACATGGTGGATATCGTTGCTCCCGAATACCACGGGCTGGCCGATGCCATGCGCCGCCGCAGGCTGGAGACTGGCGCCAACAATCCGCCTTACGAAGTTGAAATTATCACCAAGGATGGCCGCAGGATTCCGGTTGAAGTCAGCACTCGCTTCATTTACCGGGAGGGTAAGCCGGTGGGCGTGCAAGGCAGCGCCCGCGATATTTCTGAACGCAAGCGCGCTGAAGAGGCCATGGCCGAGAGTGAGCAGCGCTTCCGCGCGCTGGTGCAAAACTCCTCTGACATCATCTCGATTCTCGACAAGAATTATAACTTCCGTTACTTAACGCCAGCGAACCAGCGCCATACCGGATATACGCCGGACGAGAAGTTCGGCCGCAATTGGCTTGAATTCATCCACCCGGAAGATGTTGAGAAGGCACGCAAGGCCCTGGATGACTTGCGCAACAGCGCAGCGGAAGAGGCGGTTATCTCCTACCGTACGCGCCATAAGGATGGATCGTGGCGGCACTTTGAAACCAACGTTCAAAACGCCCTGAATGTAAGTGCCATCGCAGGCATCGTACTGAACTCGCGTGATATCACCGAACGCAGGCTATCGGAAGAGGCGCTTCATCAATACGAGCAGCGTCTTGCGCTGCATGCCCAGCAGACCATCCTGGGTGTAATTGAGTTTGACCGCGATTTCCGCATCAAGGAGTGGAACCCGGCGGCGGAAAGCATCTTCGGTTACACCCGGAGCGAGGCCGTCGGCCAGCCGGTTGACCTGATTACTCCGCCGGCAGCGCGCGAGCATGTGGATCGGGTTTGGCGTAAGACCATGACCCAGAAGCGGCCCACAAGCAGCACCAATGAAAATTGCACCCACGCGGGACGCATTATTCACTGCGAGTGGTCGGCCACGCCAGTGATTGATGCTGAAGGCAATGTCATGGGCGTGATTGCTCTGGTGCAGGACGTCAGCGAACGCCGCCAGGCGGAAGATGCCCTGCGCATATCCGAAGAACGCTACCGCCTGCTGTTTGAGCGCAATCTGGCCGGCGTCTTCTGGGCCTCCTTCGACTGTGAATTTGTAGATTGCAACGAATCGTTCGCCAAGATGTTTGGATACCGGTCCAGGACGGAAGTGCTGTCTCTGAACGGACGCGTGCTCTACCACTCTCCCCAAGAGCACGATGTGCTCATGGCCAGGCTGAAACGCGAGAGGGTCTTTAACAATATCGAACTCGGTCTTCGGCGCAAAGACGGCTCGCCGATCTGGGTCCTTGCCAATATGGCTATCGTAGAGGAAGGCACGGGGGGCAACCTGATCCAGGGAACGGTGATTGATATCACCGAACGCAAATTCGCCGAAGAGGGCCTGCGCAATGCGGAAGGCAAATACCGCAGCATCTTTGAAAATGCTGCTGAGGGAATTTTCCAGACCTCGCTTGATGGGCGCTGGTTGATCGTCAATCCCAAGATGGCGCAGATTTTTGGTTATGCCTCTCCCGAAGAATTGACGCGCGAACTCGACGTCCATCGGAATTACTATGTGCGCCCCGAACGTCGCCGCGAGTTTGTACACAAAATTGATCGCGAAGGTTTCATTACCGGCTTTGAATCGGAAGTGTATTGCAAGGACCGGACCACGATCTGGGTCTCGGAAAACGTCCGCAGTGTTCGCAATGCCCGGGGCAATTTGGTTGGGTTTGAAGGGACCGTCCAGGATATTACCGAACGCCGGCGCGCCGAAGCTACGCTGCTGGAAAACGAACGGCGTCTACGACGGCAAAACGAAATTCTCCGTGAGCTCTCGCAGCGTAAAGCGATTGATCGTGGCGACCTCACCGAAGCCCTGCAGGAAATTACCGAAGCCGCGGCTGAAGTCCTGGAAGTCGAGCGCACCACCGTCTGGCTCTTTAACCAGGACCGTTCTGCGCTGCGTTGCGAAGATGAGTTCGTCCGCAGCAGCAAGGAACATCAAAACGGCAGAGAGTTTCTCGCCCATTACGCGCCCAAGTATTTCGCGGCCATTGCAGAAGAGCGGGCGATCAATACTGATGACGCGGCCGCCGATCCCCGCACCCAGGAGTTCTACAGCCTGCACCTCATCGAGGACAACATCTCCTCCCTCATGGAAGCTCCGATTCGTGCCGGCGGGAAGATGCTGGGGGTCTTCAGCGCAGCCCACGCTGGAAACAAGCGGAGCTGGACGCTCGACGAAGAAAATTTTGCCGGTTCGATGGCCGACCTGGTTTCGCTTGCCCTGGAAGCTTCCGAACGGAAACATGCCGAAGAGGCCCTGCGTGAAAGTGAAAGCAAATTCCGCGCGGTTGCCGAGACCGCGGCTTCCGCCATTTACATCCACCAGGGAACCAGCTTTTTGTTCTGTAACCGCGGCAGCGAAGTGATCTCCGGCTATACGCGTGATGAAATTCTGAAATTGGACCCCTGGGCGCTCGTGCATCCGGAAGATCGCGAATATGTACGCCAGCGCTTCACCGACCGCCAGCGTGGCCTGCCCACGCCTACCCGCTATGAGTATCGAATCGTTACCAAGCTGGGTGAAACCCGCTGGATTGACTTCAGCGGCAGCCTCATCTCCTTTGAAGGACAGGTGGCTTTGCTGTGCACGGCCTTCGATATCACCGAGCGCAAGAAGGGCGAGCAGTTGCAGGCGGCTCTTTACCGGATTGCCGAAAAAACCAATTCGGCCCGCGACCTGGATGAACTTTTTGCCGCCATTCACGGCATTCTTTCCGAATTGGTCTATGCCCGTAACTTCTACATTGCGCTGCTCGACGACCGCAGACAAATCCTGACTTTCCCTTATTTCGTGGATGAGATCAATCCCCCACCTCCGCCGCACAAACCGAGCAAGGGACTAACGGAATATGTCATGCGCACGGGCCAGCCCTATTTGAATTCCATTGCGCAAGAGCGTGAGCTGGCTCGCCGAGGCGAAGTGGAGCAGGTAGGTGCTCCCTCCGTAGACTGGCTGGGCGTGCCCCTCAAAACCGGGGACAACGTCTTCGGGGTCCTTGCCCTGCAAAGCTATTCTCAGGAAAAACGCTTCGGCGAAAGAGAAAAGGAAATTCTCACCTTCGTCTCTCAACATATTGCTACGGCCGTGCGCCGCAAACGCGATGAAGAGGCGCTGCGCCAATCGGAAGCGCGTTACCGCTCGCAGGTCCAGAGCGCCGTGTACGGAATCTACCGCTCCAATCTTCAAGACTATTTTGTTGATGTGAACCCGGCCCTGGTGGCCATGTTGGGATACGACTCTGTGGATGAGGTCCTGGTTTTGAAGCTTTCCACCGAGGTGTACTCCGATCCCAGCGAGCGCGCGGCCTTGCTACAGGAACACAGATTTTCAGAAAGAATTTCTGGCGTAGACGTGCGCTGGAAGCGGAAAGACAGTAAGGTCATCCAGGTGCGTCTCAGCGGACGCGGCCTCTGCAACGAGAATGGTGAAGTGGAAAGCTTTGAAATGATCGCCGAAGACGTGACCGAGCGCCGCGCACTGGAAGAACAACTGCGTCAATCGCAAAAAATGGAAGCTGTGGGCCGGTTGGCCGGAGGCGTGGCCCACGATTTCAACAACCTGCTTACCGTCATCAAGGGCTACAGCGAACTCATGCTCGATCAGGTCAAAGAAGGCGATCCGCTGCGCGACGAAGTGGAAGAGGTGAAAAAAGCTGCCGACCGCGCCGCCGCCCTCACCCGTCAACTGCTTGCCTTCAGCCGCAAGCAGGTTCTGGCCCCCAAGGTCCTCGACCTAAATCAAATTGTCACCACCATGGAGCGGCTCCTGCGCCGCCTGCTGGGAGAAGACGTACATCTTCATACTCAACTTGCGGCAGACCTGGGCCGGGTCAAAGCCGATCCCGGACAGACCGAACAGGTGGTCATGAATCTGGCAGTCAACGCGCGCGATGCCATGCCGATCGGCGGCAAACTCACAATTTCCACCGCCAATGCGGTTGTGCATGACGAAGGCAGGTCAGAACACACCATCCCGCCAGGAGCTTATGTGGTATTGAATGTTTCCGATACGGGAATCGGCATGGATGCTGATACCCGCACCCGCATCTTTGAACCATTCTTCACTACCAAAGAGCAGGGCAAGGGCACCGGACTTGGCCTTTCGACGGTCTATGGCATTGTGAAACAGAGCGGTGGATATATTTCTGTGAACAGCGAACCGGGCATGGGCGCCGCCTTTGAGATTTACTTTCCCAGGGTTGATGAAGCTGTAGATTCCTCCTCCGATATCGCGCCCGGCCAAAACCGCCGTGGCTTTGAAACGATTCTCCTGGTGGAAGACGAGGATGGCGTGCGTACTCTGACCCGCCAGATCCTGCAAAAACACGGTTATACGGTGCTCGAAACCAGTCATGGCGGCGAAGCCTTGCTGGCCTGCGAAAACCACAAACACCCCATCCACCTGCTGCTGACCGATGTTGTGCTCTCGCAGATGAGCGGACGCGAGCTCGCCCAGCGCCTCTCGCAGTTACGGCCAGAGATGAAGGTCCTCTACATGTCCGGATATTCCGAGGACGCCATTGTGCAACACGGAGTGCTTGATTCGGGGACGTCTTTCCTGCAGAAACCCTTTAATACCGAAGCCCTCATTGCCCAAGTACGCGCAGTGCTCGATGCCCCGCGCGCCAAAGCCCTGGTTCAGTAG
- a CDS encoding peptidoglycan-binding domain-containing protein encodes MAVQQSIPRYMPAVILLLGVSLASTMAQAHSRARMTSKPRTGVLQATKTHKKVSSKRRGAWKRHGQQGIDEQRAREIQTALIREKYLDGEPTGQWDQHTKDAITRFQADHGWQTKVTPDARALIALGLGPKHENVLNPESLAAVPAIAVPNATTGTGVHQR; translated from the coding sequence ATGGCTGTTCAACAATCAATCCCGCGGTATATGCCGGCTGTCATCCTGCTGTTGGGGGTGTCGCTTGCTTCGACGATGGCCCAGGCACATAGCCGGGCGCGTATGACGTCTAAACCGCGGACAGGCGTTCTACAGGCCACTAAGACGCACAAGAAGGTAAGCTCAAAACGCCGTGGAGCATGGAAGCGCCACGGCCAACAAGGGATAGACGAACAGCGGGCCCGCGAAATCCAGACCGCGCTGATTCGTGAGAAGTATCTTGACGGTGAACCCACCGGACAATGGGACCAGCACACAAAAGACGCCATAACTCGCTTCCAGGCCGATCACGGCTGGCAAACCAAAGTTACCCCGGACGCGCGCGCTCTCATCGCGTTAGGTCTGGGTCCGAAGCATGAAAATGTCCTGAATCCTGAAAGCCTGGCCGCAGTGCCGGCAATCGCCGTGCCTAACGCGACGACGGGAACAGGCGTTCATCAGCGCTAA
- a CDS encoding tyrosine recombinase, with protein MAEIRNAQETALLARFTDYLKVEKGLSRLTVEAYRRDLNQFAAHLGSVKRTLLRVRREDVRSFLDRLFANRVDGRSVARKLSALRQFYRYLLLDRHIGSDPTLNIETPRQWKVLPKSLARDEVNAMLAAKPSAAIRKNKNSAAIELRNHAMLEMLYAGALRVSEVTGVQLEDLKLEIGYVLVRGKGDKERIAPLGVPAQEALKAYLESGRPTLVGQRTSSLLFLAAGAHRLTRQRIWQMVSRASSASGRHASPHMLRHSCATHMVEQGADLRTVQTILGHADISTTQIYTHVALDHLKGEYRKHHPRAQNKS; from the coding sequence GTGGCTGAGATTCGCAACGCCCAAGAAACGGCCTTACTGGCCCGCTTTACCGATTACCTCAAAGTCGAGAAGGGATTGTCGCGCCTGACGGTGGAAGCTTACCGGCGCGACCTTAACCAGTTTGCCGCACATCTTGGCAGCGTAAAGCGAACTCTGCTCCGGGTCCGAAGGGAAGATGTTCGCAGCTTCCTCGATCGGCTTTTTGCCAACCGGGTGGATGGGCGCTCGGTGGCCCGTAAGCTTTCCGCTTTGCGCCAGTTTTATCGTTACCTGCTGCTCGACCGGCACATTGGGTCTGATCCTACTCTGAACATCGAGACGCCCAGGCAATGGAAGGTGCTTCCCAAGTCCCTGGCGCGCGACGAAGTAAACGCGATGCTGGCCGCGAAGCCATCGGCAGCGATCCGAAAGAACAAAAATTCTGCCGCTATTGAGCTACGCAATCACGCGATGCTGGAGATGCTCTATGCCGGAGCGCTACGCGTCTCTGAAGTGACTGGTGTGCAATTGGAAGATCTAAAACTTGAGATAGGATACGTCCTGGTGCGCGGCAAAGGAGACAAAGAACGTATTGCCCCGCTGGGAGTGCCCGCACAGGAAGCACTCAAAGCTTATCTGGAGTCAGGAAGACCAACTCTGGTCGGCCAGCGCACTTCCAGCCTGCTTTTTCTCGCTGCCGGTGCCCACCGTCTTACCCGGCAGCGAATCTGGCAGATGGTGAGCAGGGCTTCCTCAGCCTCCGGACGCCATGCCAGCCCGCACATGCTGCGTCATAGCTGTGCTACGCACATGGTGGAGCAAGGCGCCGACCTGCGTACGGTGCAAACCATTTTGGGACACGCGGATATTTCCACGACACAGATTTATACCCATGTAGCGCTCGATCATTTGAAAGGCGAGTATCGCAAGCATCATCCGAGAGCGCAGAATAAAAGCTAA
- a CDS encoding Do family serine endopeptidase, whose protein sequence is MYPRLSGFFERMKAHRFFYSFLTITFTLFVGIVIGTLVTSHGVKGKENSSGDAQQIHIAATNPQQLSSAFSEIAKQLEPSVVNINTESVIKPRARRNSPQGNDDQGGGQGQDPFQDFFDRFFGGQGGGNGVPEGMRQRSLGSGVIVDPKGYILTNNHVVEKADRIRVQLQDEPEGVLHEAKVVGVDSETDLAVIKIDAKRELPVAKLGDSDAMQVGDWVLAIGSPFGLNSTVTAGIVSAKGRNIVPGRQFQSMIQTDAAINPGNSGGPLVNMRGEVIGINTAIYTESSGYQGVGFAMPSKVAADVYNALIGSEHRVTRGSIGVGFQPPNPAVARMYGVKSGVTVSNVTPGGPADQGGIRIGDTIVSVNGASVKSGDELVDKVSHLAPGDKAKIGFVRNGKEDETAVTIANRAKLYASRLGDEESDNDTSQPVESKLGVTVKNLTPESAERLGVAPGKGVVVQEVKPGSFADEDVGLTQGDVIFEVNRKPVNSEDDFRKIVSGLKSGDDVVFLMHGRRDAKGATTFLGGTIP, encoded by the coding sequence ATGTATCCGCGTCTTAGTGGCTTTTTTGAACGAATGAAAGCCCATCGTTTTTTCTACAGTTTTTTGACGATCACGTTCACGCTCTTTGTGGGAATCGTGATTGGAACGCTGGTGACGAGTCATGGAGTAAAGGGCAAGGAGAATTCCTCGGGTGACGCACAGCAGATCCACATTGCGGCGACCAATCCCCAGCAGCTCTCTTCCGCATTTTCAGAAATTGCGAAGCAGCTTGAGCCATCGGTGGTGAACATCAATACCGAATCGGTCATCAAGCCCCGCGCTCGCCGCAATAGCCCGCAGGGAAATGACGATCAAGGCGGCGGTCAAGGTCAAGATCCGTTCCAGGACTTTTTTGACCGCTTTTTTGGTGGACAAGGCGGCGGCAACGGCGTGCCTGAGGGTATGCGCCAGCGTTCACTGGGCTCAGGCGTAATTGTTGATCCCAAGGGCTATATTCTTACCAACAATCACGTTGTGGAGAAAGCTGACCGTATCCGCGTGCAACTTCAGGATGAGCCTGAAGGTGTGCTGCATGAGGCCAAGGTAGTTGGGGTTGACTCAGAAACCGACCTGGCGGTCATTAAGATTGATGCCAAGCGGGAATTACCGGTAGCCAAGCTGGGTGATTCCGACGCCATGCAGGTGGGAGATTGGGTCCTGGCCATTGGCAGCCCGTTTGGCCTGAATTCCACGGTTACGGCAGGAATTGTTTCTGCCAAAGGCCGCAACATCGTTCCCGGACGCCAATTCCAATCCATGATCCAGACCGATGCGGCGATTAATCCCGGCAACTCCGGCGGGCCGCTGGTCAACATGCGCGGCGAAGTCATTGGCATCAACACCGCGATTTACACCGAAAGCTCAGGCTATCAGGGAGTCGGATTCGCGATGCCTTCCAAAGTGGCCGCCGATGTTTACAACGCCCTGATTGGCTCCGAACACCGGGTAACCCGCGGCTCGATTGGCGTGGGCTTCCAGCCTCCGAATCCGGCTGTGGCCCGGATGTATGGCGTGAAGTCGGGAGTCACAGTTTCAAACGTTACCCCCGGAGGCCCAGCCGACCAGGGAGGAATCAGGATTGGCGACACCATCGTTTCTGTCAATGGAGCCTCGGTGAAAAGTGGTGATGAGCTGGTAGACAAGGTTTCGCATCTCGCTCCGGGCGATAAGGCCAAGATTGGCTTCGTTCGCAACGGCAAAGAGGACGAAACAGCGGTTACCATCGCCAACCGCGCCAAGCTGTACGCCAGCCGTCTGGGTGATGAAGAGTCGGATAACGATACAAGTCAGCCGGTCGAATCCAAGCTGGGCGTCACGGTGAAAAACCTTACACCTGAATCAGCCGAACGCCTGGGCGTTGCACCCGGAAAAGGCGTGGTGGTGCAGGAAGTGAAACCGGGCTCATTCGCCGACGAGGATGTGGGCCTGACCCAGGGCGACGTGATCTTCGAAGTTAACCGCAAGCCGGTGAATAGTGAAGATGATTTCCGTAAGATCGTCTCGGGCTTGAAGAGCGGTGACGATGTTGTATTCCTGATGCACGGCCGCCGCGACGCCAAAGGAGCAACGACCTTTTTGGGAGGCACGATCCCGTAA
- a CDS encoding DMT family transporter, translating to MSRNLKAHLLLILATFIWGVTFVQIKDALRDISPLLFNAVRMVVATGAMLVVHLPHLRKMTSSTFWAGARVGIFLWLGYEFQTTGLKLTTPAKSAFLTGVSVVLVPVFLAIFWRKAVGRWNVVGVLAAFVGLFLLTVPGGAAGWGDFKSVNTGDLLTLVCAVAFAFHIIVLGRATKAHAFQQIAFLQIATAAVLMLPSVPVLEHAHVVWSWRVIIAILVTALFCTTAAFTIQSWSQQFVGATNTALILALEPVFAWLASYVVLGESLKLRAALGALLIIAGLLASELLGAVGEGQAAERELVS from the coding sequence ATGTCCCGCAATCTTAAAGCGCATCTCTTGTTAATTCTGGCCACTTTCATCTGGGGCGTGACGTTCGTTCAGATTAAGGATGCGCTGCGCGACATCTCTCCTCTGCTGTTCAATGCCGTTCGCATGGTGGTGGCCACTGGCGCAATGTTGGTAGTGCATCTGCCGCATCTGCGAAAAATGACCTCCAGCACGTTCTGGGCTGGCGCCCGCGTCGGCATATTTCTCTGGCTGGGGTACGAATTCCAAACCACAGGATTGAAGCTCACCACCCCGGCCAAATCTGCCTTTCTCACTGGAGTGTCAGTGGTGCTGGTACCGGTCTTTCTGGCCATCTTTTGGCGCAAGGCGGTAGGCCGCTGGAATGTGGTGGGAGTGCTGGCAGCATTCGTCGGCTTGTTCTTGTTGACCGTCCCCGGTGGAGCTGCCGGATGGGGCGATTTTAAAAGCGTCAACACCGGAGACTTGCTGACGCTGGTCTGCGCGGTAGCTTTTGCCTTTCATATCATTGTTCTCGGACGGGCGACCAAGGCACATGCCTTTCAGCAGATCGCATTTCTGCAGATTGCAACCGCCGCCGTTCTCATGCTTCCTTCGGTCCCGGTGCTGGAGCACGCCCATGTAGTCTGGTCGTGGCGGGTGATCATAGCCATCCTGGTTACGGCCCTGTTCTGCACCACGGCGGCCTTTACAATCCAATCCTGGTCGCAGCAATTTGTAGGGGCAACCAACACCGCCCTGATACTTGCCCTGGAGCCGGTCTTTGCCTGGCTGGCCTCTTACGTGGTGTTGGGAGAGAGCCTGAAACTACGGGCCGCATTGGGCGCGCTACTGATCATCGCTGGCCTGCTGGCCTCCGAGCTCCTGGGTGCCGTGGGAGAGGGCCAGGCGGCGGAGCGAGAGCTGGTTTCATAA
- a CDS encoding tyrosine recombinase XerC has product MSPKKAVENIEHAVGKFLASLRQRNASANTITAYSKDLAKFKGYVAEKYAGQLSAMDHVAIRGFLSHLYESGLSKPSVARTLAAVRSLYRWLGREKYVQHNPAALVATPRLPKKLPRVPTIEEMNAIFEPNINVEEKAAFPNRDRLIFELLYGCGVRNSELVGIDLGDIHFSNEVILVRGKGRKERLVPFGAAAKDALMIYLKDRQQILSAKKKSTPALLINLRAGRLTTRSVGRIVKSLAVAGGLSPDIHPHTLRHAFGTHMLEEGADLRAIQELLGHERLSTTQRYTQLSVKHMMQVYDQTHPRSK; this is encoded by the coding sequence ATGAGTCCCAAAAAGGCAGTTGAAAATATCGAGCACGCAGTTGGTAAATTCCTGGCATCTCTCCGCCAGCGGAATGCGTCTGCGAATACCATAACTGCCTACAGCAAAGATCTGGCCAAGTTCAAGGGCTACGTTGCCGAAAAATATGCCGGTCAACTCAGTGCGATGGACCACGTTGCTATTCGCGGGTTCCTTTCTCATCTGTACGAAAGCGGATTGAGCAAGCCATCGGTTGCGCGCACACTGGCGGCGGTCCGCTCGCTCTATCGCTGGCTGGGGCGGGAAAAATATGTGCAGCACAATCCAGCGGCCCTGGTGGCAACACCGCGTTTGCCGAAAAAGTTACCGCGGGTTCCCACCATCGAGGAAATGAACGCAATCTTTGAGCCGAACATAAACGTAGAAGAAAAGGCCGCCTTCCCCAACCGCGACCGGCTTATCTTTGAGCTTCTTTATGGATGCGGTGTGCGCAACTCCGAACTGGTGGGCATTGACCTGGGCGATATACATTTCTCCAACGAGGTGATCTTGGTCCGCGGCAAGGGACGCAAAGAGAGGCTGGTGCCGTTTGGCGCAGCCGCCAAAGATGCACTCATGATCTATCTGAAAGACCGCCAGCAAATCCTCTCAGCAAAGAAGAAGAGCACGCCGGCGCTGCTGATTAACTTGAGAGCAGGCAGGCTTACGACGCGAAGTGTGGGCCGGATTGTAAAAAGCCTGGCGGTGGCGGGAGGGCTGTCTCCGGATATCCACCCTCACACCCTGCGCCATGCCTTCGGCACGCACATGCTGGAGGAAGGGGCCGATCTGCGGGCCATCCAGGAGTTGCTTGGGCATGAGCGGCTTTCGACTACCCAGCGCTATACACAGCTCTCCGTGAAGCACATGATGCAGGTTTACGACCAGACGCATCCAAGATCGAAGTAA